A section of the Canis lupus baileyi chromosome 5, mCanLup2.hap1, whole genome shotgun sequence genome encodes:
- the ENC1 gene encoding ectoderm-neural cortex protein 1, translated as MSVSVHENRKSRASSGSINIYLFHKSSYADSVLTHLNLLRQQRLFTDVLLHAGNRTFPCHRAVLAACSRYFEAMFSGGLKESQDSEVNFDNSIHPEVLELLLDYAYSSRVIINEENAESLLEAGDMLEFQDIRDACAEFLEKNLHPTNCLGMLLLSDAHQCTKLYELSWRMCLSNFQTIRKNEDFLQLPQDMVVQLLSSEELETEDERLVYESAINWISYDLKKRYCYLPELLQTVRLALLPAIYLMENVAMEELITKQRKSKEIVEEAIRCKLKILQNDGVVTSLCARPRKTGHALFLLGGQTFMCDKLYLVDQKAKEIIPKADIPSPRKEFSACAIGCKVYITGGRGSENGVSKDVWVYDTLHEEWSKAAPMLVARFGHGSAELKHCLYVVGGHTAATGCLPASPSVSLKQVEHYDPTTNKWTMVAPLREGVSNAAVVSAKLKLFAFGGTSVSHDKLPKVQCYDQCENRWTVPATCPQPWRYTAAAVLGNQIFIMGGDTEFSACSAYKFNSETYQWTKVGDVTAKRMSCHAVASGNKLYVVGGYFGIQRCKTLDCYDPTLDVWNSITTVPYSLIPTAFVSTWKHLPS; from the coding sequence ATGTCGGTCAGCGTGCACGAGAaccgcaagtccagggccagctCCGGCTCCATCAACATCTACCTGTTCCACAAGTCTTCCTACGCCGACAGCGTCCTCACGCATCTGAACCTTCTGCGCCAGCAGCGCCTCTTCACCGACGTCCTCCTCCACGCGGGGAACAGGACCTTCCCCTGCCACCGGGCCGTGCTGGCCGCGTGCAGCCGCTACTTTGAGGCCATGTTCAGCGGCGGCCTGAAGGAGAGCCAGGACAGCGAGGTCAACTTCGACAACTCCATCCACCCGGAGGTCCTGGAGCTGCTCCTTGACTACGCCTACTCCTCGCGGGTCATCATCAATGAAGAAAACGCAGAGTCGCTCCTGGAAGCCGGCGACATGCTGGAGTTTCAGGACATCCGGGATGCGTGCGCCGAGTTCCTAGAAAAGAATCTGCATCCCACCAACTGCCTGGGCATGCTGCTGCTCTCCGACGCACACCAGTGCACGAAGCTCTATGAACTCTCCTGGCGAATGTGTCTCAGCAATTTCCAGACCATCAGGAAGAACGAAGATTTCCTCCAGCTGCCCCAGGACATGGTGGTGCAGCTCTTGTCCAGCGAAGAGCTGGAGACAGAAGATGAAAGGCTCGTGTACGAGTCTGCAATTAACTGGATCAGCTACGACCTGAAGAAGCGCTACTGCTACCTCCCAGAGCTGCTGCAGACGGTGAGGCTGGCCCTCCTCCCCGCCATTTACCTCATGGAGAACGTGGCCATGGAGGAACTCATTACCaagcagagaaagagcaaggagaTAGTGGAAGAGGCCATCAGGTGCAAACTAAAAATCCTGCAGAACGATGGCGTGGTGACCAGCCTCTGTGCCCGGCCTCGGAAAACCGGCCACGCTCTGTTCCTCTTGGGAGGGCAGACCTTCATGTGCGATAAGCTGTATCTGGTAGACCAGAAGGCCAAAGAGATCATCCCCAAGGCCGACATCCCCAGCCCAAGAAAAGAATTCAGCGCGTGTGCAATTGGCTGCAAAGTATACATCACCGGGGGCCGGGGGTCTGAGAACGGAGTCTCGAAAGACGTCTGGGTGTATGATACCCTGCACGAGGAGTGGTCCAAAGCCGCCCCCATGTTGGTGGCCAGGTTTGGCCACGGCTCTGCCGAACTGAAGCACTGCCTGTATGTGGTCGGGGGGCACACGGCCGCAACGGGCTGCCTCCCGGCCTCCCCCTCCGTCTCTCTAAAGCAAGTAGAACACTATGACCCCACGACCAACAAGTGGACCATGGTGGCCCCACTCCGAGAAGGTGTCAGCAACGCGGCGGTGGTGAGCGCCAAGCTCAAGCTGTTCGCTTTCGGAGGTACCAGCGTCAGTCATGACAAGCTCCCTAAGGTTCAGTGTTACGATCAGTGTGAGAACAGGTGGACGGTGCCCgccacctgcccccagccctggcgTTACACGGCTGCAGCTGTGCTGGGCAACCAGATCTTCATCATGGGTGGGGACACCGAGTTCTCGGCCTGCTCCGCCTACAAATTCAACAGCGAGACGTACCAGTGGACCAAGGTGGGAGACGTGACCGCAAAGCGCATGAGCTGCCACGCTGTGGCCTCCGGAAACAAACTCTACGTGGTCGGGGGATACTTTGGCATCCAGCGGTGCAAGACTCTGGACTGCTACGACCCCACGTTAGATGTGTGGAACAGCATAACCACGGTCCCGTACTCGCTGATCCCCACTGCGTTCGTCAGCACCTGGAAGCACCTGCCTTCCTAA